Proteins encoded by one window of Chondromyces crocatus:
- a CDS encoding sigma-54-dependent transcriptional regulator, with protein sequence MLPEKKQILVVDDEANLRRVLAAQLSRDGYEVHTAEDGEEGIAFLKEHHIDLVLTDLRMPKVDGMDLLRASLRDDPSRPVVMITAYGTVDNAVEALKTGAFDYITKPADQAEVRMVVKKALRTRDLERADATRDLPQAPHIRSESTRFGIIGESQAIQDLYSILERVADTPTTVLIAGESGTGKELVARALHDNSSRRERPFIKVNCAAIPKDLMESELFGYERGAFTGAVGSKPGRFELASGGTLFLDEIGEIPNEMQVKLLRVLQESEFERVGGIKTIRVDVRLVAATNRDLKREIAAGTFREDLFYRLNVVPITLPALRERKSDVPHLAAHFVAKFNARLKKNVEGVEPDALERLTSYEWPGNIRELENVIERAVLFADGQRIRVEDLPEDVRLGRSQTAATGVSLTAAHPVHEGNNGPDSSAGQAPAGAERRGTEGLKEQVKAAMSKLERDLIERALKQTNGNVTHAARLLKISRKGLQLKMKELNLRERDPD encoded by the coding sequence ATGCTCCCCGAGAAGAAGCAGATTCTCGTCGTCGATGATGAGGCGAACCTCCGCAGGGTGCTCGCCGCCCAGCTCAGCCGAGATGGCTACGAGGTCCACACCGCCGAGGACGGCGAGGAGGGCATCGCCTTCCTCAAAGAGCACCACATCGACCTGGTGCTCACCGACCTCCGGATGCCCAAGGTCGACGGGATGGACCTGCTCCGCGCCTCCCTGCGCGACGATCCCAGCCGCCCCGTCGTGATGATCACCGCTTACGGTACGGTCGACAACGCCGTGGAGGCCCTGAAAACAGGCGCCTTCGACTACATCACCAAGCCCGCGGACCAGGCCGAGGTGCGGATGGTGGTCAAGAAGGCCCTCCGCACCCGGGATCTGGAGCGCGCCGACGCCACCCGGGACCTGCCCCAGGCGCCCCACATCCGGTCCGAGTCCACCCGCTTCGGCATCATCGGCGAGAGCCAGGCCATCCAGGACCTCTACTCCATCCTGGAGCGGGTCGCGGACACCCCCACCACGGTGCTCATCGCGGGCGAGAGCGGCACAGGCAAGGAACTCGTCGCCCGGGCCCTGCACGACAACTCCAGCCGCCGCGAGCGCCCCTTCATCAAGGTCAACTGCGCCGCCATCCCCAAAGATCTCATGGAGTCCGAGCTGTTCGGCTACGAGCGCGGCGCGTTCACCGGCGCCGTCGGCTCCAAGCCCGGCCGCTTCGAGCTCGCCTCGGGCGGCACCCTCTTCCTCGACGAGATCGGCGAGATCCCGAACGAGATGCAGGTGAAGCTCCTGCGCGTCCTCCAGGAGAGCGAGTTCGAGCGGGTGGGCGGCATCAAGACGATCCGGGTGGACGTGCGCCTCGTCGCCGCGACCAACCGCGACCTGAAGCGCGAGATCGCGGCCGGCACTTTCCGCGAAGACCTCTTCTACCGGCTCAACGTCGTCCCCATCACCCTCCCCGCCCTGCGCGAGCGGAAGAGCGACGTCCCGCACCTCGCCGCGCACTTCGTCGCCAAGTTCAACGCGCGCCTCAAGAAGAACGTGGAGGGCGTCGAGCCCGATGCCCTCGAGCGGCTCACCTCGTACGAGTGGCCCGGCAACATCCGCGAGCTGGAGAACGTGATCGAACGCGCCGTGCTCTTCGCCGACGGCCAGCGCATCCGGGTGGAAGATCTCCCGGAGGACGTGCGCCTCGGTCGCTCCCAGACCGCGGCGACGGGCGTCTCCTTGACCGCAGCCCATCCGGTACACGAGGGCAACAACGGGCCCGACAGCAGCGCCGGTCAGGCCCCCGCAGGCGCCGAGCGCCGCGGGACGGAGGGGCTCAAGGAGCAGGTGAAGGCCGCCATGAGCAAGCTCGAACGCGACCTCATCGAGCGCGCCCTCAAGCAGACCAACGGCAACGTGACCCACGCCGCTCGCCTCTTGAAGATCTCGCGCAAGGGCCTCCAGCTCAAGATGAAGGAGCTGAACCTGCGCGAGCGCGATCCGGACTGA